One region of Catenuloplanes indicus genomic DNA includes:
- a CDS encoding DUF3618 domain-containing protein — protein MTMEDVRKNDGTSQDLDALRAEIERTRAELGDTVQALAAKADVKARAKEQVEQAKAAFAMRVQDAKDTVTLKAHEAADIVSHRAHEAAGAMSHRAHEAKDVVSVRAHDAGDTVRRNPVPAAAIAAATAAAIVLAIWLIRRRR, from the coding sequence ATGACCATGGAAGACGTCCGGAAGAACGACGGGACCTCGCAGGACCTCGACGCACTGCGCGCCGAGATAGAGCGCACCCGGGCCGAACTGGGCGACACGGTGCAGGCGCTGGCCGCGAAGGCGGACGTGAAGGCGCGCGCCAAGGAACAGGTCGAGCAGGCCAAGGCCGCGTTCGCGATGCGCGTCCAGGACGCGAAGGACACGGTGACGCTGAAGGCGCACGAGGCGGCCGACATCGTGTCGCACCGCGCGCACGAGGCAGCCGGCGCGATGTCGCACCGCGCACACGAGGCCAAGGACGTCGTGTCGGTTCGCGCGCATGACGCGGGCGACACCGTGCGCCGCAACCCGGTGCCGGCCGCGGCGATCGCGGCCGCCACCGCCGCGGCGATCGTGCTCGCGATCTGGCTGATCCGCCGGCGTCGCTGA
- a CDS encoding aldo/keto reductase — protein sequence MERRSFPKLGGRAVGVIGLGTWQLGADWGDVDEDDALATVDAAVASGVTFLDTADVYGDGRSEQLIGRYLREHPGHGLTVATKMGRRVPQEPANYTLDNFRAWNDRSRTNLGVDTIDLVQLHCPPTPVFSTQAVYDALDTLVEEKRISAYGVSVETTAEALEAIARPGTASVQIILNAFRLKPLEAVLPAAAEAGVGIIARVPLASGLLSGRYDANTTFPANDHRSFNRHGESFDVGETFSGVDFETGLEAVRRLTPLVPEGTTLAQFALRWILDHPAVTVIIPGARNATQARANASAAALPPLSPETHAAVTEVYDELIRPQVHTRW from the coding sequence GTGGAGAGAAGAAGCTTCCCCAAGCTCGGCGGCCGTGCCGTCGGCGTCATCGGCCTCGGCACCTGGCAGCTCGGCGCGGACTGGGGGGACGTCGACGAGGACGACGCGCTCGCCACCGTCGACGCGGCCGTGGCCTCGGGCGTCACGTTCCTGGACACCGCGGACGTCTACGGCGACGGCCGCAGCGAGCAGCTGATCGGCCGCTACCTGCGCGAGCACCCCGGCCACGGGCTGACCGTCGCCACCAAGATGGGCCGCCGCGTCCCGCAGGAGCCGGCCAACTACACGCTGGACAACTTCCGCGCCTGGAACGACCGGTCCCGCACCAACCTCGGCGTGGACACGATCGACCTGGTCCAGCTGCACTGCCCGCCCACGCCGGTCTTCTCCACCCAGGCCGTCTACGACGCGCTCGACACGCTGGTCGAGGAGAAGCGCATCTCGGCGTACGGCGTGAGCGTCGAGACCACCGCGGAGGCACTGGAGGCGATCGCCCGTCCCGGCACCGCCAGTGTCCAGATCATTCTCAACGCGTTCCGCCTCAAGCCGCTGGAGGCGGTGCTCCCCGCCGCCGCCGAGGCCGGCGTCGGCATCATCGCGCGCGTACCGCTGGCCAGCGGCCTGCTCTCCGGCCGCTACGACGCGAACACCACGTTCCCGGCGAACGACCACCGCAGCTTCAACCGCCACGGCGAGTCCTTCGACGTCGGCGAGACCTTCTCCGGCGTCGACTTCGAGACCGGCCTCGAGGCGGTCCGCCGCCTGACGCCGCTGGTCCCGGAGGGCACCACGCTCGCCCAGTTCGCGCTGCGCTGGATCCTCGACCACCCGGCCGTCACCGTCATCATCCCGGGCGCCCGCAACGCCACCCAGGCCCGGGCCAACGCCTCCGCCGCCGCGCTGCCGCCGCTCTCCCCGGAGACCCACGCCGCCGTGACCGAGGTCTACGACGAGCTGATCCGCCCGCAGGTGCACACGCGATGGTGA
- a CDS encoding DUF4235 domain-containing protein, which produces MGKKINKLAYKPVGILAGVAAGAIAGAVFKEVWRLAGNDDDAPNATDEDRGWTEILIAAALQGAIFAVVKAAVDRGGAVGVRRVTGHWPD; this is translated from the coding sequence GTGGGAAAGAAGATCAATAAGCTGGCCTACAAGCCGGTCGGTATCCTCGCCGGTGTAGCCGCGGGTGCGATCGCGGGCGCGGTGTTCAAAGAGGTCTGGCGCCTCGCCGGTAACGACGACGACGCACCGAACGCGACCGACGAGGACCGCGGCTGGACCGAGATCCTGATCGCCGCCGCGCTCCAGGGCGCGATCTTCGCGGTGGTCAAGGCCGCGGTCGACCGGGGTGGCGCGGTCGGCGTCCGCCGGGTCACGGGCCACTGGCCCGACTAG
- a CDS encoding trans-aconitate 2-methyltransferase → MWDPDVYRRYGDERARPFLDLLGRVRTTAPRRVVDLGCGPGDLTATLAGRWPEARIEGVDSSPEMITKAAAMNAPVDFTVGDVRAWEPAPDVDVLVSNAVLQWVPGHEELLPRWVRGIAPGAVIALQVPGNFDAPSHRALRALAAEEPWSEALAGAGIIRRVPDFIEYARILARSGCTVDAWATTYLHLLPAADGDEHPVLRWMDGTALRPVKAALPEADHPVFRATLGERLAEAYPVENGLVFFPFHRNFVVARTPQGDA, encoded by the coding sequence ATGTGGGATCCGGACGTGTACCGGCGGTACGGCGACGAGCGCGCGCGGCCGTTCCTCGACCTGCTCGGCCGCGTGCGCACCACGGCGCCGCGCCGGGTGGTGGACCTCGGGTGCGGTCCCGGCGACCTGACCGCCACGCTGGCCGGGCGCTGGCCGGAGGCGCGGATCGAGGGCGTCGACTCGTCCCCGGAGATGATCACCAAGGCGGCCGCGATGAACGCGCCGGTGGACTTCACGGTGGGTGACGTCCGCGCGTGGGAACCGGCCCCGGACGTGGACGTGCTGGTCAGCAACGCGGTCCTGCAGTGGGTGCCGGGCCACGAGGAACTGCTGCCGCGCTGGGTGCGCGGCATCGCGCCCGGCGCGGTGATCGCGTTGCAGGTGCCGGGCAACTTCGACGCGCCGTCACACCGGGCACTGCGGGCGCTGGCCGCGGAGGAGCCGTGGAGCGAGGCGCTGGCCGGTGCGGGCATCATCCGCCGGGTGCCGGACTTCATCGAGTACGCCCGCATCCTCGCCCGGAGCGGCTGCACGGTCGACGCGTGGGCGACCACCTACCTCCACCTGCTCCCGGCGGCTGACGGGGACGAGCACCCGGTGCTCCGGTGGATGGACGGGACCGCGCTGCGACCGGTCAAGGCGGCGCTCCCGGAGGCCGACCATCCGGTGTTCCGCGCAACGCTGGGGGAGCGCCTCGCGGAGGCGTACCCCGTGGAAAATGGTCTTGTTTTCTTCCCTTTCCACC
- a CDS encoding phage holin family protein, with amino-acid sequence MADVLNRSSAQAGNGRVVTRVGEPSTSELVQRASEQITRLIRDEFALAKAELTEKGKHAGVGVGLFGGGGALALYGLGAGIATIILALALVMPAWLASLIVTVVLFIGAGILALLGRKQVKQAVPPMPQAATDGVKADVEAVTEAVKRGRA; translated from the coding sequence ATGGCGGATGTCCTGAACCGAAGTTCCGCTCAGGCGGGTAACGGCCGGGTGGTGACCCGGGTCGGTGAACCCTCCACGTCCGAGCTGGTGCAGCGGGCCAGCGAACAGATCACACGACTCATCAGGGACGAGTTCGCGCTGGCGAAGGCCGAACTCACCGAGAAGGGCAAGCACGCCGGTGTGGGCGTGGGCCTCTTCGGCGGCGGCGGCGCGCTCGCGCTCTACGGGCTCGGCGCCGGCATCGCGACCATCATCCTGGCGCTCGCGCTGGTCATGCCCGCGTGGCTGGCCTCGCTGATCGTCACGGTGGTCCTCTTCATCGGCGCGGGCATCCTGGCGCTGCTCGGCCGCAAGCAGGTCAAGCAGGCCGTACCCCCGATGCCCCAGGCGGCCACGGACGGCGTCAAGGCCGACGTCGAGGCCGTGACCGAAGCGGTGAAGCGAGGTCGGGCATGA